The following DNA comes from Nitrospirota bacterium.
CTTTTCAGGAAACTCGTTTTATATGCTAAATTTTATATAAGGAGAATTTATGACAGATCAAAAAAAGAAAGTGCGTTTATACGCATTGAGTACATGTCCTACCTGTAAAAAGGTAAAAAAATTTCTTGATGAAAATAACATTCAATATGAAATAATTGAGGTTGATTTACTTGATAGCGGTGAACAGTGGCTTATGACAAAGGAGGTTAAAAAGTATAATCCTTCAGCAACATATCCAACTCTTGTAGTCGAAGAAGTTTTTACAGAGTTTGATGAAGATGCTATAAAGGGAGCTTTAGGAATTTAATGACCGCTGAGAGACTTTATGAAGTTCTGAATAAATATGCTCAAACACAGGGCATACAGTTGAATAAAGATAAAGATTATGTAATAGAAATACTCGAAGGTCTTCTTACCAATGAATCCCGCTATGGTTACCGTTCGTGTCCATGTCGTCTTGCTTCAGGAATTAAAGAGGAGGATAAAGATATTATATGCCCTTGTGTTTACAGGGATCCTGATATCAGAGAATACGGTAGTTGTTACTGTGGGCTTTATGTCTCCAAGGAATGGAATGAAGATAAAATAAAACATCAGAATGTGCCAGAAAGAAGGCCACAGAAAAAATTATGACGGAGGTGTTGATTTATGATGTTTGACAGATTGGCTTCGCTAAGTGATATCAAAGTAGATAATCATGTAATTGAGCATATTATATGGGATATAGAACCCAAGCAACTTATGGAACCAAAGTATAGGAAAAACGAAGACGGTAAGATCGAGAAAAAAATTTTGCGAGG
Coding sequences within:
- a CDS encoding ferredoxin:thioredoxin reductase; translated protein: MTAERLYEVLNKYAQTQGIQLNKDKDYVIEILEGLLTNESRYGYRSCPCRLASGIKEEDKDIICPCVYRDPDIREYGSCYCGLYVSKEWNEDKIKHQNVPERRPQKKL
- a CDS encoding glutaredoxin family protein, translated to MTDQKKKVRLYALSTCPTCKKVKKFLDENNIQYEIIEVDLLDSGEQWLMTKEVKKYNPSATYPTLVVEEVFTEFDEDAIKGALGI